A region from the Brassica napus cultivar Da-Ae chromosome C8, Da-Ae, whole genome shotgun sequence genome encodes:
- the LOC106436297 gene encoding transcription factor LAF1 isoform X1, protein MVCKSETSNRKLNKVRQSKGLWSPEEDEKLRSHVLKYGHVCWSTIPIQAGLQRNGKSCRLRWVNYLRPGLKKSAFTKEEETTLLSLHSILGNKWAHISKYLPGRTDNEIKNYWHSYLKKSVVPSRKDETTRTPQTHSVANSLEAFESTSERSSSCSNFGDSFRAKVSNFSPSLVFSEWLDDSLVMDQSPQKYSYVQDHIVPQQSGFVETFSQGFYENNNSLDNFIPNSGFSLEGDIEFCTSFSDSFLVDALVSEQGSM, encoded by the exons ATGGTGTGTAAATCAGAAACATCAAACAGGAAATTGAACAAGGTGAGGCAAAGCAAGGGATTATGGTCaccggaagaagatgagaaGCTTAGGAGTCATGTGCTCAAGTATGGCCATGTGTGCTGGAGCACTATTCCTATTCAAGCTG GATTGCAGCGGAATGGGAAGAGTTGTAGACTAAGGTGGGTTAATTATTTAAGACCTGGACTTAAGAAGAGTGCGTtcactaaagaagaagaaaccacaCTTCTCTCACTACATTCCATATTGGGTAACAA ATGGGcacatatatcaaaatatttaccTGGAAGAACCGACAACGAGATAAAAAACTATTGGCATTCTTATCTAAAGAAGAGTGTAGTACCTTCGAGAAAAGATGAAACCACAAGAACCCCTCAAACACATTCAGTCGCAAACTCACTTGAGGCCTTTGAAAGTACATCCGAAAGATCTTCTTCATGCAGCAACTTCGGGGACTCATTTAGGGCCAAAGTATCAAACTTTTCGCCAAGTCTCGTGTTCTCCGAATGGTTAGATGACAGTTTGGTAATGGATCAATCACCTCAAAAATATAGTTATGTTCAAGACCATATTGTGCCGCAACAGAGTGGATTCGTTGAAACGTTTAGCCAGGGTTTTTACGAAAACAACAACTCGTTGGATAACTTCATACCAAACTCGGGCTTTTCGTTGGAGGGTGACATTGAGTTCTGTACTTCATTTTCAGACAGCTTTTTGGTCGACGCTCTCGTAAGTGAACAAGGGTCAATGTAA
- the LOC106436297 gene encoding transcription factor LAF1 isoform X2 yields the protein MRSLGVMCSSMAMCAGALFLFKLRNGKSCRLRWVNYLRPGLKKSAFTKEEETTLLSLHSILGNKWAHISKYLPGRTDNEIKNYWHSYLKKSVVPSRKDETTRTPQTHSVANSLEAFESTSERSSSCSNFGDSFRAKVSNFSPSLVFSEWLDDSLVMDQSPQKYSYVQDHIVPQQSGFVETFSQGFYENNNSLDNFIPNSGFSLEGDIEFCTSFSDSFLVDALVSEQGSM from the exons atgagaaGCTTAGGAGTCATGTGCTCAAGTATGGCCATGTGTGCTGGAGCACTATTCCTATTCAAGCTG CGGAATGGGAAGAGTTGTAGACTAAGGTGGGTTAATTATTTAAGACCTGGACTTAAGAAGAGTGCGTtcactaaagaagaagaaaccacaCTTCTCTCACTACATTCCATATTGGGTAACAA ATGGGcacatatatcaaaatatttaccTGGAAGAACCGACAACGAGATAAAAAACTATTGGCATTCTTATCTAAAGAAGAGTGTAGTACCTTCGAGAAAAGATGAAACCACAAGAACCCCTCAAACACATTCAGTCGCAAACTCACTTGAGGCCTTTGAAAGTACATCCGAAAGATCTTCTTCATGCAGCAACTTCGGGGACTCATTTAGGGCCAAAGTATCAAACTTTTCGCCAAGTCTCGTGTTCTCCGAATGGTTAGATGACAGTTTGGTAATGGATCAATCACCTCAAAAATATAGTTATGTTCAAGACCATATTGTGCCGCAACAGAGTGGATTCGTTGAAACGTTTAGCCAGGGTTTTTACGAAAACAACAACTCGTTGGATAACTTCATACCAAACTCGGGCTTTTCGTTGGAGGGTGACATTGAGTTCTGTACTTCATTTTCAGACAGCTTTTTGGTCGACGCTCTCGTAAGTGAACAAGGGTCAATGTAA
- the LOC106436298 gene encoding 40S ribosomal protein S11-3: MAEQTEKAFLKQPKVFLSSKISGKGKRPGKGGNRFVKNIGLGFKTPREASQGTYIDSKCPFTGTVSIRGRILAGTCHSAKMQRTIIVRRNYLHFVKKYQRYEKRHSNIPAHVSPCFRVKEGDHVIIGQCRPLSKTVRFNVLKVIPAGASAFAKKAFTGA, translated from the exons ATGGCCGAACAG ACTGAGAAAGCTTTCCTAAAGCAACCTAAGGTCTTCCTCAG CTCGAAGATATCTGGAAAGGGAAAGAGACCTGGAAAGGGTGGAAACAGATTCGTGAAGAACATTGGGTTGGGCTTCAAGACTCCTCGTGAAGCCAGTCAAG GAACATACATTGACAGTAAATGTCCCTTCACTGGAACTGTTTCGATTAGAGGACGTATCTTAGCCGGTACTTGCCACAGTGCCAAAATGCAGAGGACCATTATCGTCCGAAGGAACTACCTTCACTTTGTTAAGAAGTATCAGAG gtATGAGAAGAGGCATTCGAACATCCCTGCTCATGTCTCACCATGCTTCCGTGTCAAGGAAGGAGACCATGTCATCATTGGACAATGCAG GCCTTTGTCCAAGACTGTGAGGTTCAATGTGTTGAAGGTGATACCAGCTGGTGCTTCTGCTTTCGCAAAGAAGGCTTTCACTGGTGCTTAA
- the LOC106436291 gene encoding uncharacterized protein LOC106436291 has translation MESLSHLLFECSYASETWSLVPWSSQITIHTNTDFRSRLQDSFIRLNLPPIGAVTNIFPWVCWGIWKARNHLIFQNRYSTPSEVLTKAIVAMREWEQAKALSPKSSTSLTRVNLPLPYSNDVIYCNTDASWNAQTRSAGMAWIFTEQGDKEIARGSIYQEFVSSPSMAEALAIRGALQHAISLHINKISLHSDCKGLVLAISANRRSVELFGVLSDIESSIISFSACSFFSFQDL, from the coding sequence ATGGAATCCCTCTCCCACCTCCTCTTCGAATGTAGCTACGCATCAGAGACCTGGTCCCTGGTCCCATGGTCTTCTCAGATCACAATTCACACAAACACTGACTTCAGATCAAGACTACAAGACTCTTTCATCAGGCTAAATCTCCCCCCTATTGGAGCAGTGACAAATATTTTCCCTTGGGTGTGTTGGGGAATCTGGAAGGCTCGCAACCATCTTATCTTCCAAAACAGATACTCCACCCCCTCGGAAGTCTTAACAAAGGCGATTGTCGCTATGAGAGAATGGGAACAAGCTAAAGCTCTGTCTCCAAAGAGTTCTACATCACTGACACGAGTGAATCTCCCCCTCCCCTACTCCAACGATGTGATCTACTGTAACACAGATGCCTCTTGGAACGCTCAAACCAGATCTGCAGGAATGGCATGGATCTTCACAGAGCAAGGGGACAAAGAGATCGCACGAGGATCTATATATCAAGAGTTTGTCTCATCCCCATCGATGGCAGAGGCTTTGGCAATACGCGGTGCTCTCCAACATGCAATCTCTCTCCATATCAACAAAATTTCGCTGCACTCAGACTGCAAAGGGCTTGTTCTAGCCATCTCTGCGAATCGAAGATCGGTGGAACTCTTTGGAGTTTTGTCGGACATTGAATCATCGATCATCTCTTTTTCCGcttgttctttcttttcattCCAAGATCTCTAA